Proteins encoded together in one Campylobacter concisus window:
- a CDS encoding DUF262 domain-containing protein, which produces MAIQLNAEQKYISKIFGDKTIYKIPPYQRAYSWRKDECEELFDDLANAFLNNTEEGYFLGNIILSTSVKDEFEVIDGQQRLTTVSMLLKVLYGFDKSNETLKSTIWVLDDRSREKQKQRVETNIFIEDDHNSFRNVLSDDYEYKKPDNLQNNFYNNIFYIYEKVYEFSKKHDICKFVDFILYKVSMLPIYTEGNDTSATREKALKIFETTNNRGMALDDSDIFKSMLYYMANRKEEGNNFIDLWKSFDEQCNILDDSKDNKIKLRIFRIYSYIIRGQEGIKSVEIGLREFFNKMEYSPFKKKTYKEIFNDLNNILSAIKLFENIKKSNKEISKWFQLLDLYSNMYPKDTMIVYLTKNNLDIGGKAELFAKNLVRDCYAKGATSTIKFDMYGLIVKIMYDENIESKKYDDLNFEYFGMLYKGFGLLGAYLNKDQKAIYPYEMIRIRDVVKNFKTSDYSSFDYIGNIIPSNITTKYINDASDIKVLDLVDIVEKRELWGEIEHQNRVDMLRDRYELFFKGQI; this is translated from the coding sequence ATGGCCATTCAATTAAATGCTGAACAAAAATACATATCTAAAATTTTTGGTGATAAGACAATATATAAAATACCACCATATCAAAGAGCTTATTCTTGGAGGAAGGATGAATGTGAAGAATTATTTGATGACCTAGCAAATGCATTTTTGAACAATACCGAGGAGGGGTATTTTTTAGGAAACATAATTTTAAGCACATCTGTTAAAGATGAATTTGAAGTTATTGATGGGCAACAGCGTTTAACAACTGTATCAATGCTATTAAAAGTATTATATGGATTTGACAAAAGCAACGAAACGCTTAAAAGTACTATTTGGGTACTAGACGACCGAAGTAGAGAGAAACAAAAGCAAAGAGTGGAAACAAATATATTTATTGAGGATGACCATAATTCATTTAGGAATGTTCTATCTGATGATTATGAATATAAAAAACCAGATAATTTACAAAATAATTTTTATAATAATATATTTTATATATATGAAAAAGTATACGAATTTAGCAAAAAGCATGACATTTGCAAGTTTGTAGATTTTATACTATACAAAGTATCTATGCTTCCTATCTATACAGAAGGAAACGACACATCGGCAACTAGGGAAAAGGCACTTAAAATTTTTGAAACTACAAATAATAGAGGTATGGCACTTGATGATAGTGATATATTTAAATCAATGCTTTACTATATGGCAAATAGAAAAGAAGAAGGAAATAACTTTATAGACCTTTGGAAATCTTTTGATGAGCAGTGTAATATTTTAGACGATTCAAAAGATAATAAAATCAAACTTAGAATTTTTAGGATATACTCTTATATTATTCGCGGACAGGAAGGTATAAAGAGTGTTGAAATCGGACTCAGAGAGTTTTTCAATAAAATGGAATACTCGCCATTTAAAAAGAAGACATACAAGGAAATTTTTAACGATTTAAACAACATTTTATCTGCAATAAAACTATTTGAAAATATTAAAAAATCAAATAAAGAAATTTCAAAATGGTTTCAGCTTTTAGATCTTTATAGCAATATGTATCCAAAAGATACAATGATAGTTTATTTAACCAAAAATAATCTTGACATAGGAGGCAAGGCCGAACTGTTTGCAAAAAATTTAGTTAGAGATTGCTACGCCAAAGGAGCAACATCAACTATTAAATTTGATATGTATGGTTTAATAGTAAAAATAATGTATGATGAAAATATAGAATCAAAAAAATATGATGATTTAAATTTTGAATATTTTGGAATGTTATATAAAGGCTTTGGCTTACTTGGAGCATACCTAAATAAAGATCAAAAGGCTATATATCCATATGAAATGATAAGAATAAGAGATGTGGTAAAAAATTTTAAAACATCTGACTATTCGTCTTTTGATTATATAGGAAATATTATACCATCAAATATTACAACCAAATACATAAATGATGCAAGCGACATAAAAGTATTAGATTTGGTCGATATAGTAGAAAAAAGAGAGCTATGGGGTGAAATCGAGCATCAAAATCGAGTAGATATGTTGCGAGATAGATATGAACTTTTCTTTAAAGGCCAAATATGA
- a CDS encoding PIG-L deacetylase family protein, with the protein MKNKRILIVAAHPDDEVLGCFGTVAKLIKSGEYEAYTLILGEGKTSRSDQRDVLDKKDEISTLRQEILKANKIIGIKDVFIENFADNRFDSVDLLDIVKSIEQVKKNIRPDIIFTHYKNDLNIDHKITYEATITATRPMQNETVSEIYSFEILSSTEWNYPLSFSPDVFFDISQTLELKQKAMQEYNSELCKFPHPRSIEGIELNAKYHGMRVGKKYVEAFKSVRIIR; encoded by the coding sequence ATGAAAAATAAGCGTATATTGATAGTAGCAGCGCATCCTGACGATGAGGTCTTGGGCTGTTTTGGTACTGTGGCAAAACTTATCAAAAGCGGAGAGTACGAAGCGTACACTCTTATACTTGGCGAAGGCAAGACAAGTCGTAGTGATCAAAGAGATGTACTGGATAAGAAAGATGAGATAAGTACACTTAGACAAGAGATACTAAAAGCTAACAAGATAATAGGTATAAAAGATGTATTTATTGAAAATTTTGCAGACAACCGCTTTGATAGCGTTGATCTACTAGATATTGTAAAAAGTATTGAGCAGGTAAAAAAGAATATTCGCCCAGATATAATTTTTACTCATTATAAAAATGACTTAAATATAGACCATAAAATCACATATGAAGCCACGATAACAGCTACAAGACCGATGCAAAACGAAACTGTATCAGAAATTTATAGCTTTGAAATATTATCCTCTACCGAGTGGAACTATCCTTTAAGCTTCTCCCCTGATGTATTTTTTGATATATCGCAGACGCTTGAGTTAAAACAAAAAGCTATGCAAGAGTACAACTCAGAACTTTGTAAATTTCCACATCCAAGAAGCATTGAAGGCATAGAACTAAACGCCAAATATCATGGTATGAGAGTTGGCAAAAAGTACGTTGAGGCATTTAAAAGTGTGAGGATTATAAGATAA
- the pseI gene encoding pseudaminic acid synthase codes for MKIADFDTDKKVFIIAELSANHSGSLKTAIETIKAAKRAGADAIKLQTYTPDGMTLNSQLDDFVIKGGLWDKRNLYDLYSEASTPKEWHAELFRVAKEEGLICFSTPFCRDDADFLEQYNPPAYKIASFEVTDYDFVEFVAKKGRPTIISTGIAYEEEINDVVQICKNAGNSDIALLKCTSSYPAPLNGMNLRTIKDMKERFGVEVGFSDHTLGVTAPVVAVSLGARMIEKHFILDKSVKSVDSAFSLDESEFALMTKCVREAEELIGEISYEVGEKALANRFFSRSLYASADIKKGEIFSDQNIRSVRPGHGLHPKFLKELIGKPSKRDIKFSERITKEDLI; via the coding sequence ATGAAAATAGCAGATTTTGATACGGACAAGAAAGTCTTTATAATAGCCGAACTCTCGGCCAATCACAGCGGCAGCCTAAAAACAGCCATAGAGACCATAAAAGCAGCAAAACGTGCTGGGGCTGATGCAATAAAGCTTCAAACCTATACTCCAGACGGCATGACACTAAATTCGCAGCTAGACGACTTTGTCATAAAAGGTGGGCTTTGGGACAAGAGAAACTTGTACGATCTATATAGCGAGGCCTCAACTCCAAAAGAGTGGCATGCGGAGCTTTTTAGAGTAGCCAAAGAAGAAGGCCTCATCTGCTTTTCAACTCCTTTTTGCAGAGATGACGCTGATTTTTTAGAGCAATATAATCCACCAGCCTATAAGATCGCAAGCTTTGAAGTGACGGACTATGATTTTGTAGAGTTTGTAGCCAAAAAGGGCAGACCTACTATTATCTCAACAGGTATTGCATATGAAGAAGAGATCAACGATGTGGTTCAAATTTGCAAAAACGCTGGTAATAGCGATATCGCACTTCTAAAATGCACATCAAGTTATCCAGCGCCATTAAATGGCATGAATTTACGAACTATTAAGGATATGAAAGAGAGATTTGGTGTTGAAGTCGGTTTTTCAGACCATACTTTAGGTGTGACAGCCCCAGTTGTGGCAGTTAGCCTTGGCGCTAGAATGATTGAAAAGCACTTTATACTTGATAAGAGCGTAAAAAGTGTCGATAGTGCTTTTAGCCTTGATGAGAGCGAATTTGCTCTTATGACAAAGTGTGTTAGAGAGGCCGAGGAGCTTATAGGAGAAATTTCATATGAAGTCGGTGAAAAAGCACTAGCTAATCGCTTTTTCTCACGCTCGCTTTATGCAAGTGCAGATATTAAAAAAGGTGAAATTTTTAGTGATCAAAATATAAGAAGTGTACGTCCAGGGCACGGTCTTCACCCTAAATTTTTAAAAGAGCTGATCGGAAAACCATCAAAAAGAGATATCAAATTTAGTGAGAGAATAACAAAGGAGGATTTGATATGA
- a CDS encoding motility associated factor glycosyltransferase family protein, which translates to MSDKKSKVNSQKPMPLEENQVIIQNPIFKKNLQALFQQDEILAARLWSMEANKDYEIFIGKDPIDVNLINKHTFRYVYDNPVTDTLKLLEDIEKDYKRYPILFFYGLGNGVLYKALAKNETHQKIVVIEPEIEIIYLVLNVIDLSSELSSGQIVLFYSDFATYTHFYYLITEAKLNSYAKTYDLMVHAPFYDQFEEDYVRINKEIARALSQIVVAHGNSIDDLLIGTRQNCENLTSMIKNYSYKSLIKKRHGLMDTAVIVSTGPSLDKQLKTLKEFAPYATIISVDASYPILAKHDIKPDYVVSIERMIPTSTFFEKKYPKIDDNIYFIVASVTHKQTIKNILPRKLVLTMRPQQEEFMYGLKRYGYLGVGHSCANMAYQLAYVLGHKNIVFIGQDLAFGKDGSSHAKGHAFAQADENLYVKAYGGEGEVRTTYVWTLFKNQFENDIAQSSLVNVVSYNCTEGGARIEGTIEKPFLDTMSELCKDKKVKKLPNIKKESEATINKNLLKAYEVIRAKTKVQGEVKHQIEKVFLELVPIIDKLLELNRERKITSKHYDELLKITKKIDKLKDVISKKSYQKYIENILQISVYHQELELAKISVAPSDTTIQKINKLLEWVDMHKYWMFSAAGGLNADIEVTKKASKALIAELKKRKLIIKNEIGNIK; encoded by the coding sequence ATGAGTGATAAAAAAAGCAAAGTGAATAGCCAAAAACCAATGCCACTAGAAGAAAATCAGGTAATTATTCAAAACCCAATCTTTAAAAAAAACCTTCAAGCCCTCTTTCAACAAGATGAAATTCTAGCAGCTAGGCTTTGGTCTATGGAAGCAAATAAAGATTATGAAATTTTTATAGGGAAAGACCCTATTGATGTAAATTTAATAAACAAACACACTTTTAGATATGTATATGATAATCCAGTTACAGATACTTTAAAGCTACTTGAAGATATTGAAAAGGACTACAAGCGTTATCCGATATTATTTTTTTATGGGTTAGGCAATGGAGTACTTTATAAGGCATTGGCAAAAAATGAAACTCACCAAAAAATAGTAGTGATTGAGCCAGAGATCGAGATAATATATCTTGTATTAAATGTTATTGACCTATCAAGCGAGCTATCAAGCGGACAAATAGTACTTTTTTATTCTGATTTTGCAACCTATACACATTTTTATTATTTAATAACAGAAGCCAAGCTAAATTCATATGCTAAAACTTATGACCTTATGGTTCATGCCCCTTTTTATGATCAGTTTGAAGAAGACTATGTAAGGATAAATAAAGAGATCGCAAGAGCACTTTCTCAGATAGTGGTTGCTCACGGCAATAGTATAGATGATCTTTTAATAGGAACAAGGCAAAACTGTGAAAATTTAACATCTATGATTAAAAATTATAGCTACAAGAGTCTTATAAAAAAAAGACATGGTCTTATGGATACAGCCGTCATTGTCTCAACTGGTCCTAGCTTGGACAAACAGCTTAAAACGCTTAAAGAGTTTGCCCCGTACGCTACTATCATAAGCGTTGATGCTTCTTATCCGATACTTGCAAAGCATGATATTAAGCCAGACTACGTAGTATCTATCGAGAGAATGATACCAACATCAACTTTTTTTGAGAAAAAATATCCAAAGATCGATGATAATATTTATTTTATAGTTGCCTCTGTTACGCATAAGCAAACCATCAAAAACATCTTACCAAGAAAATTAGTACTAACTATGAGACCTCAACAAGAGGAGTTTATGTACGGACTAAAAAGATATGGCTATCTAGGTGTTGGGCATAGTTGTGCAAATATGGCTTATCAGTTGGCTTATGTATTAGGCCATAAAAACATCGTTTTTATAGGACAAGACCTAGCCTTTGGCAAAGATGGATCAAGTCATGCAAAGGGTCATGCTTTTGCACAAGCAGATGAAAATTTATATGTTAAAGCTTACGGAGGGGAAGGAGAGGTTAGGACAACATATGTTTGGACCTTGTTCAAAAACCAGTTTGAAAACGATATTGCCCAATCGAGCTTAGTGAACGTAGTATCATATAACTGTACCGAAGGAGGTGCTAGGATAGAGGGAACAATAGAAAAGCCATTTTTGGATACTATGAGTGAGCTTTGTAAAGACAAAAAAGTAAAAAAACTTCCTAATATCAAAAAAGAGAGCGAAGCAACTATAAATAAAAATTTACTAAAAGCCTATGAAGTAATACGAGCAAAAACAAAAGTTCAGGGCGAAGTAAAACATCAGATAGAAAAAGTATTTTTGGAACTAGTACCTATTATAGATAAGCTACTAGAGCTTAATAGAGAACGCAAAATCACAAGCAAGCATTATGACGAACTTCTTAAAATAACAAAAAAGATAGACAAGTTAAAAGATGTGATTTCAAAAAAAAGCTATCAAAAGTATATAGAAAATATTTTACAAATTTCAGTCTATCATCAAGAGCTTGAACTTGCTAAAATCTCCGTAGCGCCAAGCGACACAACTATACAAAAAATAAATAAGCTACTTGAGTGGGTAGATATGCATAAGTACTGGATGTTTTCTGCAGCCGGGGGTCTAAATGCTGATATTGAGGTTACTAAAAAGGCATCAAAAGCACTTATTGCAGAGCTTAAAAAAAGAAAGCTAATAATTAAAAATGAGATAGGAAATATAAAATAG
- a CDS encoding flagellin B, whose protein sequence is MSFRINTNVNALNTHANAVSNNVDLSKSLNKLSSGLRIQTAADDASGLSIADSLRSQASALGQAIANGNDAIGIIQVADKAMDEQLKILDTIKTKATQSAQDGQTTQSRQALQADVVRLMEELDNIGNTTSFNGQQLLNGTFSNKEFQIGAYSNQTVKASIGATTSDKIGLTRFESSKLLTAMGEVNLKFLNVDGVNDVKVTSAVISTGIGKGLGALAENINKVADKTGVRATADVTWKAGKAIQGGEIKSLIINGVKIGDLEVKKNDSNGALVNAINSVKDQTGVEASVDAETGEMVLTSRDGRAIKIEGDDISKGLGSKENNITNGFVGRLNLVRLDGRDIKLDAGGALNLSQAFSVDGGAQQSVSLRDVRGQIDKKLADAMGFQRMSKGLDKNQSAGVMTLRGAMAVMSIAESAQKTLDQVRSDLGSVQNQLQATVNNITVTQVNVKSAESQIRDVDFASESANFSKHNILAQSGAYAMSQANSVQQNVMKLLQ, encoded by the coding sequence ATGAGTTTTCGTATTAACACAAACGTAAACGCACTTAACACACACGCTAACGCAGTTAGCAACAACGTTGACCTATCTAAGTCACTTAACAAACTTAGTTCTGGTCTTAGAATTCAAACAGCTGCAGATGACGCTTCAGGTCTATCTATCGCAGATAGCTTAAGAAGTCAAGCTTCAGCTCTAGGTCAAGCTATTGCAAATGGTAATGATGCTATTGGTATCATTCAAGTTGCCGACAAAGCTATGGACGAGCAGCTAAAAATTCTTGATACTATCAAGACTAAAGCTACTCAATCAGCTCAAGACGGCCAAACAACTCAATCACGCCAAGCATTGCAAGCCGATGTCGTTCGTCTAATGGAGGAGCTTGACAATATCGGTAACACTACTTCATTTAACGGTCAGCAACTACTAAACGGAACATTCTCTAATAAAGAGTTCCAAATAGGTGCTTATTCAAACCAAACTGTTAAAGCAAGTATTGGTGCGACTACATCTGACAAGATCGGTCTTACACGTTTTGAGAGTTCAAAGTTACTTACAGCTATGGGTGAAGTAAATCTTAAATTCTTAAACGTTGATGGCGTAAACGATGTTAAAGTTACATCTGCTGTTATCTCAACTGGTATCGGTAAAGGTCTTGGTGCTCTAGCTGAAAATATCAACAAAGTTGCTGATAAAACTGGCGTTAGAGCTACAGCTGACGTTACCTGGAAAGCTGGAAAAGCTATTCAAGGTGGCGAAATCAAATCTTTAATAATCAATGGTGTTAAAATAGGCGACTTAGAGGTTAAGAAAAATGACTCAAATGGCGCACTAGTAAATGCTATCAACTCTGTAAAAGACCAAACTGGTGTTGAAGCTTCTGTTGATGCTGAAACAGGCGAAATGGTACTAACAAGCCGTGATGGTCGTGCTATTAAGATAGAAGGTGACGACATCTCTAAAGGTCTTGGTAGCAAAGAAAACAATATAACAAATGGATTTGTGGGCAGACTAAACCTAGTTCGTCTTGATGGTAGGGATATCAAACTAGACGCTGGTGGCGCACTTAACCTATCACAAGCATTCTCTGTTGACGGTGGTGCTCAACAATCTGTTTCTCTTAGAGATGTAAGAGGTCAAATAGATAAAAAATTAGCAGATGCTATGGGCTTCCAAAGAATGAGTAAAGGCCTAGACAAAAATCAATCTGCAGGTGTTATGACACTTCGCGGTGCGATGGCTGTTATGAGTATCGCTGAGTCAGCTCAAAAAACACTTGATCAAGTTCGTTCAGACCTTGGTTCAGTTCAAAACCAACTTCAAGCTACAGTTAACAACATAACTGTAACTCAAGTTAACGTAAAATCAGCAGAATCACAAATCAGGGACGTAGATTTTGCTAGCGAGTCTGCTAACTTCTCAAAACATAACATCCTAGCTCAATCAGGTGCTTATGCTATGAGTCAAGCAAACAGCGTTCAACAAAACGTAATGAAGCTACTACAATAA
- the pseG gene encoding UDP-2,4-diacetamido-2,4,6-trideoxy-beta-L-altropyranose hydrolase, whose amino-acid sequence MKEFKGLPLLKTLVRADSSSKIGHGHIRRDLLLAKKFNNISFASLRLDGDIFDEINYPKFSLTSGEIDELCELIKDNKFELLIIDHYGFSFEDERAIKEKTGVKILSFDDTYEKHFADYILNVNLYAKKARYEGLVEKGCEVFCGSEFLLVRDEFYEEAQVKREKIYDYAIILGGTDISGLSAKISEKLLLKNQKTAIITTSGNKNLSALKELSSKNENFSLFVDSKNVARLMNEAKMLIITASSLVNEAYVLGAKFKAICVADNQKEIFAWLKENGYEAYFGDEIFLSL is encoded by the coding sequence TTGAAAGAATTTAAAGGACTCCCCCTGCTAAAAACGCTCGTGCGCGCCGATAGTAGCAGTAAGATAGGGCATGGGCACATCAGGAGAGACCTTTTGCTTGCTAAAAAATTTAATAACATCTCATTTGCATCTTTAAGGCTAGATGGTGACATTTTTGATGAGATAAACTACCCTAAATTTAGCTTAACAAGTGGCGAGATAGATGAGCTTTGCGAACTTATAAAAGATAATAAATTTGAGCTTCTCATTATCGATCACTACGGCTTTAGCTTTGAAGATGAAAGAGCTATAAAAGAAAAAACCGGCGTTAAAATTTTATCATTTGACGACACTTACGAAAAACATTTTGCAGACTACATTTTAAATGTAAATTTATATGCGAAAAAGGCAAGATATGAGGGGCTGGTAGAAAAAGGCTGTGAGGTATTTTGCGGGAGTGAGTTTTTGCTAGTTAGAGATGAGTTTTATGAAGAAGCGCAGGTAAAAAGGGAGAAAATTTACGACTACGCTATCATTCTTGGAGGCACTGATATCTCAGGGCTAAGCGCTAAAATTTCAGAAAAACTGCTTCTTAAAAACCAAAAAACAGCCATCATCACAACTAGCGGAAATAAAAACTTAAGCGCACTAAAAGAGTTATCAAGTAAAAACGAAAATTTTAGCCTTTTTGTAGATAGTAAAAACGTAGCAAGGCTAATGAATGAGGCCAAAATGCTCATCATAACAGCAAGCTCGCTTGTAAATGAAGCTTACGTTTTGGGAGCTAAATTTAAAGCCATTTGCGTAGCGGATAATCAAAAGGAGATCTTTGCTTGGCTAAAAGAAAATGGATATGAAGCTTATTTTGGAGATGAGATTTTTCTAAGCTTATAA
- the topA gene encoding type I DNA topoisomerase, with protein MKSLIIVESPAKAKTIKNFLDKSYNVIASKGHIRDLPKTSFGIKIEDDKFTPEYRISSDHSAIVKEIKELAKGADEIYLATDEDREGEAIAFHIANAIGKEPTSLPRIVFHEITKSAIQNALKSPRHVDMNSVNAQQTRRLLDRIVGYKLSPLLNLKIQKGLSAGRVQSAALKIIVDREREIQAFKPVEYYTIDTVFKKDLDAELVKFENQKIEKLTIQNPDRAKYIIENLQNEKFSVREIESKDRKIQPSPPFMTSTLQQSASNRLGFSPKKTMMIAQSLYEGVQTNEGFMGAITYMRTDSLNLAKEAVAAARDHILQNYGKEYLPAKAISYTTSSKGAQEAHEAIRPTNLNFTPQIAAKFLEKDALKLYTLIYNRFLACQMSACVSQTQNVYVASEKGEFKISGRKVLFDGFYKVYGELDKDKILPNLKKGDEMSLQSIKSTQNFTEPPARYSEAGLVKKLESLGIGRPSTYAPTISLLTSRDYVRIEKKQLIPNEIAFSMIGVLEEHFSNIVDSEFTSHLEEKLDEIALDKADWQKVLSDFYYPFMEKISAGKTGIKSLKTATPIGEKCPECGSELVLRKGRYGEFIACSNFPKCKYSRNVAKDNEKSAETGSATAAKPKRELKKLDVPCPKCGGEIVERFSRRGKFYGCANYPKCDFISNYEPVAQKCDECGGDMIKKELKKGTFIECTKCKKKTLVDNQNNEG; from the coding sequence ATGAAAAGCTTAATCATCGTGGAATCTCCCGCAAAAGCAAAGACTATCAAAAATTTCTTAGACAAAAGCTATAACGTCATCGCCTCAAAAGGCCACATCAGAGACCTGCCAAAAACGAGCTTTGGCATCAAGATAGAGGATGATAAATTTACCCCGGAGTATCGCATCAGCAGCGATCACTCCGCCATCGTAAAAGAGATAAAAGAGCTAGCTAAGGGTGCAGATGAAATTTACCTCGCGACCGATGAGGATAGGGAGGGTGAGGCGATCGCATTTCACATCGCAAATGCCATCGGCAAAGAACCAACCAGCCTGCCTCGCATCGTCTTTCACGAGATCACAAAAAGCGCCATACAAAACGCTCTAAAAAGCCCAAGGCACGTCGATATGAATAGCGTCAATGCCCAGCAAACAAGGCGCTTACTTGACCGCATCGTTGGCTACAAGCTAAGCCCGCTTTTAAATTTAAAGATACAAAAAGGCTTAAGCGCTGGCAGGGTGCAAAGTGCGGCACTAAAGATAATAGTCGATCGCGAGCGTGAAATCCAGGCGTTTAAACCGGTTGAATACTACACCATTGACACCGTTTTTAAAAAAGACCTAGACGCTGAGCTAGTAAAATTTGAAAACCAAAAGATCGAAAAGCTCACTATCCAAAATCCAGACCGCGCAAAATATATCATTGAAAATTTACAAAATGAGAAATTTAGCGTCCGTGAGATCGAGAGCAAGGATAGAAAGATCCAGCCAAGTCCGCCATTTATGACTTCAACCCTTCAACAAAGTGCGAGTAACCGCCTTGGCTTTAGTCCTAAAAAGACGATGATGATCGCGCAAAGCCTCTATGAGGGCGTGCAAACAAACGAGGGCTTCATGGGTGCGATCACATATATGAGAACGGACAGCTTAAATTTAGCCAAAGAGGCCGTCGCAGCCGCTAGAGATCACATCCTTCAAAACTACGGCAAAGAGTATCTGCCAGCCAAAGCGATAAGCTACACGACAAGCTCAAAAGGCGCGCAAGAAGCCCACGAAGCGATCCGCCCTACAAATTTAAACTTCACACCGCAAATCGCGGCTAAATTTTTAGAAAAAGATGCGCTCAAACTCTACACGCTCATCTACAATAGATTTTTAGCCTGCCAAATGAGCGCATGTGTGAGCCAAACGCAAAACGTCTATGTCGCAAGCGAAAAAGGCGAGTTTAAGATAAGTGGTAGAAAGGTGCTATTTGACGGCTTTTACAAGGTTTATGGCGAGCTTGATAAGGATAAAATTTTGCCAAATTTAAAAAAGGGCGACGAGATGAGTTTGCAAAGCATAAAAAGCACGCAAAACTTCACCGAGCCACCAGCCAGGTACTCTGAAGCTGGCCTTGTTAAAAAGCTAGAGAGCCTAGGCATCGGCCGCCCAAGCACCTACGCACCGACCATCTCGCTGCTAACATCAAGAGACTACGTTAGGATCGAGAAAAAGCAGCTCATACCAAACGAGATCGCATTTAGCATGATAGGCGTTTTGGAGGAGCACTTTAGCAACATCGTCGATAGCGAATTTACCTCACATCTTGAAGAAAAGCTCGATGAGATCGCGCTTGACAAGGCTGACTGGCAAAAGGTGCTAAGCGACTTTTACTATCCATTTATGGAAAAAATAAGCGCTGGCAAAACTGGCATAAAAAGCCTAAAAACAGCCACTCCGATCGGAGAAAAATGCCCAGAGTGCGGAAGCGAGCTAGTACTTAGAAAGGGCAGATATGGCGAGTTTATCGCTTGTTCAAATTTCCCAAAATGCAAATATTCAAGAAACGTCGCAAAAGATAATGAAAAGAGTGCAGAAACTGGCTCTGCAACGGCTGCTAAGCCAAAACGTGAGCTTAAAAAGCTTGACGTGCCATGTCCAAAGTGTGGCGGCGAGATCGTAGAGAGATTTAGCAGGCGCGGTAAATTTTATGGATGTGCCAACTATCCAAAATGCGACTTCATCTCAAACTACGAGCCAGTCGCGCAAAAATGCGACGAGTGCGGCGGCGATATGATCAAAAAAGAGCTAAAAAAAGGCACATTTATAGAGTGCACAAAGTGCAAGAAAAAGACACTAGTAGATAATCAAAATAATGAAGGATGA
- a CDS encoding methionyl-tRNA formyltransferase gives MKQKILIATIKNWNIKNFNLLKQKYEDFDFYLITDKKDLNIDTVLKINPKFIFFPHWSWFIPESIYLNFKCIVFHTSDLPFGRGGSPLQNLIIRQIYKTKISALEAIKEYDAGKIYLKEDIDISAGSAKEIFINISNIIFFKMIPRILLEDITPVDQVGEVVNFERRRPEQSDLKTLKHPDLIKIYDFIRMLDADGYPKAFLEFKKYKIEFSSVKNKNKKIIGRFEIYEK, from the coding sequence ATGAAGCAAAAAATTTTAATTGCAACTATAAAAAACTGGAATATAAAAAATTTTAATCTTTTAAAACAAAAATATGAAGATTTTGATTTTTACCTCATAACAGATAAAAAAGATCTAAATATCGACACTGTATTAAAAATAAATCCAAAATTTATATTTTTTCCACACTGGTCTTGGTTTATCCCAGAGAGCATATATCTAAATTTTAAATGTATAGTTTTTCACACTAGTGATCTACCTTTTGGTAGAGGTGGATCGCCTTTACAAAATCTAATCATCCGCCAAATTTACAAGACAAAAATTTCAGCCTTAGAAGCTATCAAAGAGTATGACGCTGGCAAAATTTATCTAAAAGAGGATATAGATATAAGTGCCGGCAGCGCAAAGGAAATTTTTATCAATATTTCAAATATTATTTTTTTTAAAATGATACCTAGAATTTTACTAGAAGATATCACACCCGTTGATCAAGTCGGTGAAGTCGTAAATTTTGAACGCAGAAGGCCTGAGCAGAGCGATCTAAAAACACTCAAACATCCAGACCTAATAAAAATTTATGATTTTATCAGAATGCTAGACGCAGATGGTTACCCAAAGGCATTTTTGGAATTTAAAAAGTATAAAATAGAATTTAGCTCAGTAAAAAACAAGAATAAAAAAATAATAGGAAGGTTTGAAATTTATGAAAAATAA